In a genomic window of Leishmania infantum JPCM5 genome chromosome 1:
- the CYP12 gene encoding putative cyclophilin 12, producing MKGVTSFTVYGLVTAADFQRCAEAAAHVNDKYPESYAVVVKLELPRDFAERRAAWASAGQLPSQQQPTDTSFCESGGPATTASAAAAEPASVLVEQHGSDSEPQRLLTAETFLHNIATHTDYKPDATEDYYTAQGKSAWRAFLASRGRQYCWMDVSVDGVAVGRVWFELYATVAPLTCKNFCELCRGTTVATGNTVAHSSVFDPPPSQHIGYKGTTFFRTLKDAWVMGGDVTGAHSGNGGYSCYGRCFPDETYAVPHDAAGILGMCNDGPHTNSSAFYITLRPMSWMNGKYVAFGRVMDGMHVVDAIHAVEVRHNQAPKASIVITDCEVLDTSV from the coding sequence ATGAAGGGCGTCACCTCGTTCACCGTCTACGGACTGGTCACGGCGGCGGACTTCCAGCGTtgtgcagaggcggcggcgcacgtgaACGACAAGTACCCGGAATCCTATGCCGTCGTAGTGAAACTAGAGCTTCCACGAGACTTTGCCGAGCGGCGGGCTGCGTGGGCGTCGGCGGGGCAGCTGCCgtcccagcagcagccgacaGACACCTCGTTCTGTGAGAGCGGTGGGCCAGCTACCACGGCgtccgcggctgctgccgaacCGGCCTCGGTACTggtggagcagcacggcagcgatAGCGAGCCACAGCGCCTTCTTACTGCAGAGACCTTCTTGCACAACATCGCTACTCACACGGACTATAAGCCCGACGCCACGGAGGACTACTACACCGCGCAAGGCAAGAGCGCGTGGCGTGCCTTCCTCGCATCGCGTGGCCGACAGTACTGCTGGATGGACGTGTCagtggacggcgtggcggtggggagggTTTGGTTTGAGCTGTACGCGACTGTGGCTCCGCTGACGTGCAAGAACTTCTGCGAGCTGTGCCGCGGCACCACGGTTGCCACAGGCAACACCGttgcgcacagcagcgtaTTCgatccgccgccgtcgcagcacaTCGGCTACAAGGGGACTACCTTCTTCCGCACCTTAAAGGATGCGTGGGTGATGGGGGGCGATGTGACCGGTGCGCACTCCGGCAATGGCGGGTACTCGTGCTACGGCCGCTGCTTCCCCGATGAGACGTACGCCGTCCCCCACGATGCGGCTGGCATTCTAGGCATGTGCAACGACGGCCCGCACACGAACAGCTCTGCCTTCTACATCACGCTTCGACCCATGTCCTGGATGAACGGCAAGTACGTTGCCTTTGGTCGAGTCATGGACGGCATGCACGTGGTGGATGCGATCCACGCGGTCGAGGTGCGTCACAACCAGGCCCCGAAAGCGTCCATTGTCATCACCGACTGTGAAGTGCTTGACACGAGTGTGTAA
- a CDS encoding putative DNA excision/repair protein SNF2 encodes MGLGKTVQVAAFLGQLYARQMIKTTILVVPPTLVSIWTAAFAEWGGASLTRVVEVIHNEPRKKRQARWRKLRYGLPCVLLTTYGVLRQDAADMSVTLVDYVVLDEAHLIKDPNTCVFKSALTLAARHKIALTGTPLMNTFDDMWSIFRFLDGSILDMDKSNFNAVSATLLRGNERDASAAQREAASSELAKLQAAIRPFMLRREKKDVAAQVLSSSKEDVVVWVRLTDVQQQLYAAFLDSKEVASAREGAADVDLTEGTTDEDGVVMEKSSLGGGDTSAAATVRTNPLLLLTMLSQICNHPWLSLLDEAFAAALSRNPYKAPVAEMGDVFGGAKLWVALQLLRRCVSEQRKTLVFSRSRRFLHLLSFLLQEWRLTHTQVDGNTPSERRCAEVERFNNDAGVWVCLLTTQVGGVGLTFNAASAVVLLDISWNPSADAQAIDRVHRIGQRRDVVVFRLVTCGTVEEKVYRNQIFKRMAALQSMKGCGGGGGEGRRPPTPDAGGELYRYFTRLQLRNMFAMDDGEQRSTAEQLELLHPGRVRAQLREELRRIDGVYDVSDNACVLTEAVDADAAGRDEAQLAHSPSASPERTWRSGSVSPPPSQASLSQQALARVRSRSDGAGSNDDAPRRRRVDIEDTLATVHVATEGCGASANPVEAFDAAARMNMPATSPVAVLRGTQHRSNSPFPSLLPASRATTTTPLMSQFEGCTSASLAAPRPTEVTAGDDAEMVPSPLSLLGDSLAHADDAVXSAAAAAVARGRASDGCSSADFASCRSSF; translated from the coding sequence ATGGGTCTCGGCAAGACGGTGCAGGTGGCCGCCTTTCTTGGCCAGCTCTACGCGCGGCAGATGATCAAGACAACGATTCTTGTCGTCCCACCGACGCTAGTCTCCATATGGACGGCCGCCTTCGCCGAGTGGGGCGGCGCGTCGCTCACGCGAGTCGTCGAGGTCATCCACAATGAACCTCGCAAGAAGCGGCAGGCGCGGTGGAGGAAGCTGCGCTATGGACTGCCGTGTGTGCTGCTCACGACCTAtggcgtgctgcggcaggaCGCTGCCGACATGAGCGTCACCCTCGTGGACTACGTTGTGCTGGACGAGGCGCACCTCATAAAGGACCCCAACACCTGCGTCTTCAAGAGCGCCTTGACCCTTGCGGCGCGTCACAAGATCGCGTTGACAGGCACGCCACTCATGAACACCTTTGATGACATGTGGAGCATCTTCCGCTTCCTCGATGGGTCGATACTCGACATGGACAAGTCCAACTTCAACGCCGTCAGCGCGACGTTGCTGCGCGGCAACGAGCGTGACGCCAGCGCGGCACAGCGCGAGGCCGCCTCGAGCGAGCTAGCGAAGTTGCAGGCCGCCATCCGCCCTTTCATGCTTCGCCGGGAGAAGAAGGACGTCGCCGCTCAAGTGCTGTCGAGTAGCAAGGAGGACGTCGTCGTGTGGGTGCGCTTGACagacgtgcagcagcagctgtaTGCGGCCTTCTTGGATTCGAAGGAGGTGGCTTCCGCGCGTGAAGGCGCTGCGGACGTGGACCTGACGGAGGGCACCACTGATGAGGATGGTGTGGTCATGGAAAAGAGCAGCCTAGGCGGTGGTGACACGTCAGCTGCCGCCACTGTGCGGACGAATCCTTTGCTTCTACTTACAATGCTGTCGCAGATCTGCAACCATCCCTGGCTGAGCCTCCTCGACGAGGCCTTCGCAGCGGCTCTCTCGCGCAACCCGTACAAGGCGCCAGTGGCAGAGATGGGCGATGTCTTTGGCGGCGCGAAGCTGtgggtggcgctgcagctgctccggcgCTGCGTCTCGGAGCAGCGCAAGACGCTCGTCTTTTCGCGCTCAAGGCGATTCCTGCACCTCCTCAGCTTCCTCCTGCAGGAGTGGCGGctgacgcacacacaggtgGACGGCAACACGCCGagcgagcgccgctgcgccgagGTGGAACGCTTCAACAACGACGCGGGCGTGTGGGTATGTCTGCTCACGACGCaggtcggcggcgtcgggcTCACCTTCAAcgccgcctcggcggtggtgctgctcgacatCAGCTGGAACCCGTCTGCGGATGCCCAGGCCATCGACCGCGTCCACCGCATTGGCCAGCGGCGCGACGTTGTTGTCTTTCGCCTGGTAACGTGTGGCACGGTTGAGGAGAAGGTGTACCGCAACCAAATCTTCAAGCGCATGGCAGCACTGCAGTCCATGaagggctgcggcggcggcggcggagagggccGCCGGCCCCCGACACCGGATGCTGGTGGCGAGCTCTATCGATACTTcacgcgcctgcagctgcgcaacatGTTTGCCATGGACGACGGTGAGCAGAGAAGCACAGCGGAGCAactggagctgctgcaccccgGGCGCGTCCGCGCGCAACTGCGCGAGGAGCTCCGAAGGATCGACGGTGTGTATGACGTAAGCGACAACGCATGCGTGctgacggaggcggtggacgcGGACGCGGCGGGCCGCGACgaagcgcagctggcgcactCGCCTTCGGCCTCGCCGGAGCGCACGTGGCGCTCAGGCTCTgtctcgccaccgccatcgcaaGCATCGCTGTCCcagcaggcgctggcgcgcgtgcgcagccgctcagATGGCGCAGGAAGCAACGATGATgctcctcggcgccgccgcgtcgacaTAGAGGATACGCTTGCCACCGTACATGTCGCCACAGAGGGCTGCGGCGCTTCCGCGAATCCTGTGGAGGCGTTCGACGCGGCTGCACGCATGAACATGCCGGCGACATCTCCGGTGGCCGTGCTGCGGGGCACCCAGCATCGCAGTAACTCGCCGTTTCCGTCGCTTCTCCCTGCCAGCCGtgccacgacgacgacaccaCTGATGAGCCAGTTTGAGGGCTGCACGAGCGCATCACTGGCGGCCCCACGTCCGACAGAGGTGACTGCAGGCGATGACGCAGAGATGGTGCCGTCGCCATTATCCCTGCTGGGCGACTCGCTTGCgcacgccgacgacgccgttTNgtcggcagcagcagcagccgtggcaCGGGGGCGGGCAAGCGAtggctgcagctccgccgacTTCGCATCCTGCCGCTCTAGCTTTTGA
- a CDS encoding putative CLC-type chloride channel: protein MHSSLPMAEQMARAGGGGGAASGADEGITNLVVNVPEADWATIDCISSHTEAAERAAMWRRHSVTAAASSSYGDTWSVYSPEGEAFFAAMACGIVLGCLGVFSDACAHWVSAFRSGICANFFWLGRNMCCVDSRECGEYYSWGEFFLGRDNHVVAFVDFVMYVSFSTMAAVTAAYLCKTYAPYASGGGIAEVKTIVSGHHVKRYLGGWTLITKVVGMCFSTGSGLTVGKEGPFVHIGACVGGIISGALPSYQQEAKERELITAGAGGGMAVAFGAPVGGVIFALEDVSTSYNFKALMAALICGVTAVLLQSRVDLWHTGRIVQFSVNYQHNWHFFELPMFAAIGCFGGFIGSTFSVVNLHVGRWRKRHLRQWRIVEVAVVAAVTAVVNFLTPYGSGSMLELLGDCFQDCTPNGTIEMCEDSDMRAFFSLLVTATAKFAMFSYTVGTFLPAGILVPSLTIGALYGRAFGMMFRALQETYASSYIFTECYDQDLCVIPGVYAIVGAAAMLTGVTHMTICLAIIMFELTGSLEYMVPVIVGILCAKAAGEAVGVKGTYEIGIEENKLPYLDPKKEFYLDFVAQNVYGNKQFTVLTAYGLQVRDINELVTKMNVTGFPVVESPSDMTLLGYAPAKKIVRALQVAAARNSDVNLNTYIRFKTTPSHSREATFLEVDLTNILESCLLQVEPECSVKKLLYLFKSLGTHHILVCRYSKFEGFISKKDFINFMRVKEREENMEDDELERERCERVRQERHHEAATAAVDVAPVAARYN from the coding sequence ATGCActcctcgctgccgatgGCTGAGCAGATGGCGcgagcaggcggcggtggcggcgcggccagCGGGGCCGACGAGGGCATCACGAACTTGGTCGTGAATGTTCCAGAGGCGGACTGGGCGACAATCGActgcatcagcagccacacggaggcggcggagcgggcggCGATGTGGCGCCGCCATAGCGTCACAGCTGCGGCTTCTTCGTCGTACGGCGACACGTGGTCCGTGTACAGCCCCGAGGGCGAGGCGTTCTTCGCCGCCATGGCATGCGGCATCGTTCTCGGCTGCCTCGGCGTCTTCAGcgacgcgtgtgcgcactgGGTGAGCGCCTTCCGCTCTGGTATTTGCGCGAACTTCTTCTGGCTGGGCCGCAACATGTGCTGCGTCGACAGTCGTGAATGCGGCGAGTACTACTCGTGGGGCGAGTTCTTCCTCGGCCGCGACAACCATGTCGTGGCCTTTGTGGACTTCGTCATGTACGTCAGCTTCTCCACGATGGCGGCTGTCACGGCGGCGTACCTGTGCAAGACCTACGCCCCCTACGCCTCTGGCGGCGGCATTGCAGAGGTGAAGACGATCGTGTCGGGCCACCACGTCAAGCGGTATCTTGGGGGCTGGACGCTGATCACGAAGGTGGTGGGCATGTGCTTCTCGACAGGGTCTGGCTTGACCGTGGGGAAGGAGGGCCCCTTTGTCCACATCGGCGCCTGCGTCGGCGGCATTATCTCCGGCGCCCTGCCGAGCTATCAGCAGGAGGCCAAGGAGCGCGAGCTCATCACCGCCGGCGCGGGCGGTGGCATGGCCGTTGCTTTCGGTGCCCCCGTCGGCGGGGTCATCTTCGCCTTGGAGGATGTCTCCACGTCGTACAACTTCAAGGCCCTCATGGCGGCCCTCATCTGCGgcgtgacggcggtgctgctccaGTCGCGCGTGGATCTCTGGCACACCGGCCGCATCGTGCAGTTTAGTGTCAACTACCAGCACAACTGGCACTTCTTCGAGCTCCCCATGTTTGCGGCGATCGGATGCTTTGGCGGGTTCATCGGGTCCACCTTCAGCGTCGTGAACCTGCACGTCGGCCGGTGGCGCAAGAGGCACttgcggcagtggcggatCGTCGAGGTCGCCGTCGTGGCTGCCGTCACCGCTGTCGTGAACTTCTTGACGCCCTACGGCTCCGGTAGCATGCTGGAGCTTCTCGGCGACTGCTTTCAGGACTGCACACCAAACGGCACCATTGAGATGTGCGAGGACAGCGACATGcgcgccttcttctctctcctcgtcaCTGCCACGGCAAAATTTGCCATGTTCTCCTACACCGTCGGCACCTTCCTGCCCGCCGGCATCCTTGTGCCGTCGCTCACGATCGGCGCTCTGTACGGCCGCGCCTTTGGTATGATGTTCCGCGCGTTGCAGGAGACCTACGCCAGCTCGTACATCTTCACGGAGTGCTACGACCAGGACCTGTGCGTCATCCCTGGCGTGTACGCGATCGTtggcgcggcggccatgcTGACCGGCGTCACCCACATGACCATCTGCCTGGCAATCATCATGTTCGAGCTCACGGGCTCGCTGGAGTACATGGTGCCCGTCATTGTGGGCATACTCTGCGCCAaggccgccggcgaggcTGTCGGGGTGAAGGGTACGTACGAAATCGGCATCGAGGAGAACAAGCTGCCTTATCTAGACCCGAAGAAGGAGTTCTATCTCGACTTCGTTGCCCAGAACGTCTACGGGAACAAGCAGTTCACCGTCCTGACGGCGTACgggctgcaggtgcgcgacATCAACGAACTCGTCACGAAGATGAACGTCACCGGCTTCCCCGTCGTCGAGTCGCCCAGTGACATGACGCTGCTCGGATACGCGCCTGCAAAGAAGATTGTGCGGGCCCTCCAAgtggccgcggcgcgcaACAGTGACGTAAACCTCAACACATACATTCGCTTCAAGACAACGCCGTCCCACTCGCGCGAAGCCACCTTCCTCGAGGTGGACCTCACGAACATCCTGGAGAGCTGCCTGCTGCAGGTAGAGCCGGAGTGCTCCGTGAAGAAGTTGCTGTACCTGTTCAAGTCCCTCGGCACCCACCACATCCTCGTCTGCCGCTACTCGAAGTTCGAGGGCTTTATTAGCAAGAAGGACTTCATCAACTTCATGCGCGTCAAGGAACGCGAGGAAAACATGGAGGACGATGAGCTGGAGCGAGAGCGGTGTGAACGAGTCCGTCAGGAGCGCCATCACGAggccgcaacggcagcggtcGACGTCGCGCCAGTGGCTGCCCGGTACAACTGA
- a CDS encoding glutaredoxin-like protein — protein sequence MLPFSYRVLMRGVSAVAGASSVALQHRALAGTTRSFSSSSLVWLAPAAPTTQTPPAMGGDTDAEETHPDFQPRMVSSDLAQDEIAMIKKDIDDTIRDEDIVVFIKGVPEAPMCAFSKRMIDVMEALGVEYTSFDVLAHPVVRSYVKEVSEWPTIPQLFVKGEFAGGVDIILKMAEGGDLQMLLDQKGIKHRDTKP from the coding sequence ATGCTGCCGTTTTCTTACCGAGTGCTCATGCGCGGCGTATCGGCGGTGGCCGGTGCGTCGTCCGTGGCTCTGCAGCATCGCGCGCTGGCGGGGACGACGCGCtcgttcagcagcagcagcctggTGTGGTTGGCGCCAGCCGCGCCGACaacgcagacgccgccggcgatggGCGGCGATACGGACGCTGAGGAGACGCACCCTGATTTTCAGCCCCGCATGGTATCCAGCGACCTCGCGCAGGACGAGATCGCCATGATCAAGAAGGATATAGACGACACAATCCGCGATGAGGACATTGTCGTGTTCATCAAGGGCGTTCCGGAGGCGCCAATGTGCGCCTTCTCGAAGCGCATGATTGACGTGATGGAGGCGCTTGGGGTGGAGTACACCTCATTCGACGTGCTCGCTCACCCGGTGGTGCGCAGCTACGTGAAGGAGGTGAGCGAGTGGCCGACGATCCCGCAGTTGTTTGTGAAGGGTGAGtttgccggcggcgtcgacatcATCCTGAAGatggcggagggcggcgactTGCAGATGCTGCTGGATCAGAAGGGCATCAAGCATCGTGATACCAAACCGTAG